One part of the Parabacteroides distasonis ATCC 8503 genome encodes these proteins:
- a CDS encoding dihydroorotate dehydrogenase electron transfer subunit, which translates to MKKYILDMKVTENCHLHKNYCLLKLTSDGNLPEMLPGQFVEVHVENSPTTFLRRPISVNYVDKSKNELWLLIQLVGDGTRKMAEFRPGDIVNIMLPLGNSFTIPSKEQENKRLLLIGGGVGTAPMLYLGACLKEAGFEPTFLLGARSKDDVLQLDEFQRFGKVYITTEDGSLGEKGYVTNHTILKEVRFDQIYTCGPKPMMVAVAKYAGAEAISCEVSLENTMACGIGACLCCVEKNKEGHNVCVCTEGPVFNIEKLSWLN; encoded by the coding sequence ATGAAGAAGTACATCTTAGACATGAAGGTGACTGAAAACTGTCACCTTCATAAAAATTATTGCCTGCTAAAGTTAACCTCGGATGGGAATCTTCCAGAGATGCTTCCCGGACAATTTGTAGAGGTTCATGTAGAAAACTCTCCTACAACATTCTTACGTCGTCCGATTTCTGTCAACTATGTAGATAAGTCTAAAAATGAGTTGTGGTTATTGATTCAACTTGTTGGTGATGGCACGAGAAAAATGGCAGAATTCCGTCCCGGTGATATTGTAAACATAATGCTACCACTGGGTAATAGTTTTACAATTCCTTCCAAGGAACAGGAGAACAAAAGACTTTTGCTGATTGGTGGTGGTGTTGGAACCGCTCCGATGTTATATCTAGGAGCTTGTTTAAAAGAAGCCGGTTTTGAGCCTACTTTTCTACTTGGAGCTCGTTCTAAGGATGATGTATTGCAATTAGATGAATTCCAGAGATTTGGTAAGGTTTATATCACAACCGAAGATGGTTCGCTAGGCGAGAAAGGGTATGTGACTAACCATACGATCCTTAAAGAGGTCCGATTTGACCAGATTTATACTTGTGGTCCTAAACCAATGATGGTGGCGGTAGCGAAATACGCAGGTGCGGAAGCTATTTCTTGCGAGGTTTCTCTTGAGAACACGATGGCTTGTGGCATAGGTGCTTGTTTGTGCTGCGTAGAGAAAAACAAGGAAGGTCATAATGTGTGTGTATGTACAGAAGGTCCCGTATTTAATATTGAGAAATTGTCATGGCTGAATTAA
- a CDS encoding helix-turn-helix domain-containing protein, translated as MRDRILKIMEREGLTPSKFAESIGIQRSAMSHIISGRNNPSLDVLLKILERFTYVDSDWLLFGKGEMIREHVLTEPNLFTNMLENRPNVQVVAENRKEIGVETPVNIQKQPVVEQVICQEKPSKNVSKIMIFYSDNTFDTFVPEKNKKD; from the coding sequence GAGATCGTATTTTAAAAATAATGGAACGTGAAGGACTTACCCCTTCTAAATTTGCCGAATCGATCGGTATACAGCGTTCGGCAATGTCACATATTATATCTGGGAGAAATAATCCGAGTTTGGATGTTCTGCTAAAAATACTGGAACGGTTCACTTATGTTGATTCTGACTGGCTATTGTTTGGCAAAGGCGAAATGATCCGAGAACATGTGTTAACTGAACCTAATTTGTTTACAAATATGCTTGAAAATCGTCCCAATGTACAAGTTGTTGCCGAAAATCGCAAGGAAATTGGGGTTGAGACACCTGTAAACATCCAGAAACAACCTGTTGTAGAGCAAGTTATATGCCAAGAAAAGCCTTCTAAAAATGTTAGTAAAATAATGATATTTTACTCCGACAATACGTTTGATACTTTCGTCCCTGAAAAAAACAAGAAAGACTAA